The genomic interval CGCCGAAAATTTCCTGTACCACCAGTACAATCGGCAATGCGCCCGCTTCTTCGCGCGGCATGGCGATGTAAGCCGGCAGTTCGTCGCCTTGGGAGGGGATAGTGGTTTCCCCCACGATAAGCCCGCTGGTGTCGGTGGTAATGGTAGAGGACGCCAGCGGGATTACTGCGGGAGAGAATCCCCGGTCAGTTTCTCTAAGGCGCAATAATTCATCTGTTTTCATGGCGCTATCCTTAAGTGTGAATCGGCTGATGCGGGCCCGGCCCGGGGCGATAGTTAAGTAATGGTAGAAAACCTGCCCGGCATGTGCGCGGCGGCGTACAGAAATGTACAGACCTTGTCATAGCGTGTTTGACTACATAATGGGCATATTAGCGTTTATTTTGTGACTAATATCACGTTTTTGTTGTAATGATAAATCCGTTACTTTTCAATGAATGATGGAGTTCACTAAAAATCGAGGGGTTCTGCGCTAGGATCCTGGCGTACCCTATAGCCTACTGGGAGGTTGCTATGTCTGATGTGTTTCACCTCGGTTTAACAAAAAATGATTTACAGGGGGCGACGCTGGCGATTGTTCCTGGCGATCCGGCTCGGGTGGAGAAAATTGCCCGGCTGATGGATAACCCGGTTTTTCTGGCTTCGCATCGGGAATTCACGTCCTGGCGCGCCGAGTTGGCCGGTAAAGCGGTGATTGTCTGTTCCACCGGCATTGGCGGGCCTTCGACATCGATTGCCGTGGAGGAGCTGGCGCAGCTTGGCGTGCGCACGTTTCTGCGAGTCGGCACCACCGGCGCCATTCAGCCGCATATTGCGGTAGGGGATGTACTGGTGACTACCGCCGCCGTGCGTCTTGACGGCGCCAGCCTGCATTTTGCGCCGCTGGAGTACCCCGCTGTGGCGGATTTCGCCTGTACGTCTGCGCTGGTCGACGCCGCCAAAGAAGCCGGCACAACGCTGCATGTCGGCGTGACGGCCTCTTCTGATACGTTTTATCCGGGCCAGGAGCGTTACGATACTTACTCCGGCCGGGTCGTGCGTCGTTTTCAGGGCTCCATGGCGGAATGGCAGAGCATGGGCGTGCTGAATTATGAAATGGAATCCGCGACGTTGCTGACCATGTGCGCCAGCCAGGGGCTATACGCCGGGATGGTGGCCGGGGTGATCGTCAACCGCACTCAGCAGGAAATTCCTGATGCCGCCACCATGAAACAGGCGGAGAGTATCTCGGTTAGCGTCGTGCTGGCGGCGGCGCGTAAATTGCTGGCCTGATGGCTACAGGGCCGGGCGTGCCCGGCCCGATTTGCTTCCCCGT from Musicola paradisiaca NCPPB 2511 carries:
- the udp gene encoding uridine phosphorylase, producing MSDVFHLGLTKNDLQGATLAIVPGDPARVEKIARLMDNPVFLASHREFTSWRAELAGKAVIVCSTGIGGPSTSIAVEELAQLGVRTFLRVGTTGAIQPHIAVGDVLVTTAAVRLDGASLHFAPLEYPAVADFACTSALVDAAKEAGTTLHVGVTASSDTFYPGQERYDTYSGRVVRRFQGSMAEWQSMGVLNYEMESATLLTMCASQGLYAGMVAGVIVNRTQQEIPDAATMKQAESISVSVVLAAARKLLA